The following proteins are encoded in a genomic region of Longimicrobium sp.:
- a CDS encoding FRG domain-containing protein, with protein sequence MQRRSFEGIEEVRVETLGELVDRTTPTDYDPASGRLRAASVFRGSKCSEWALLTSLDRLGGIDPPHTKAPLEEHILRNFIRYSRPHLQQQPANEWELLVTAQHHGLPTRLLDWTYSPLVAAHFATLGGDPSLDRVIWRLDWGKLHERFDLPPIALLVQELDKLLRERGIDSPWTLFSEPERSDHLVCMLDPPALDNRIVVQAAAFTISTDKTRSFDEILRENGLLGALTRYVIPAERVDHLRDQLDLVTMDERRLFPDLDGVAAEMRRYYDASAEE encoded by the coding sequence ATGCAGCGCAGGAGCTTCGAAGGGATCGAAGAGGTCCGCGTGGAAACGCTCGGCGAGCTGGTGGACCGCACCACGCCCACCGACTACGATCCCGCCAGCGGGCGGCTGCGCGCGGCGTCGGTGTTCCGCGGCTCCAAGTGCTCGGAATGGGCGCTCCTCACCAGCCTGGACCGGCTGGGCGGGATCGATCCGCCGCACACCAAGGCGCCCCTGGAGGAGCACATCCTCCGCAACTTCATCCGCTACTCGCGCCCCCATCTCCAGCAGCAGCCGGCCAACGAGTGGGAGCTCCTGGTGACGGCGCAGCACCACGGCCTCCCCACCCGGCTCCTGGACTGGACCTACTCTCCGCTGGTGGCCGCGCACTTCGCCACGCTGGGCGGCGACCCGTCGCTGGACCGCGTCATCTGGCGGCTGGACTGGGGGAAGCTCCACGAGCGCTTCGACCTCCCGCCCATCGCCCTTCTCGTGCAGGAGCTGGACAAGCTCCTGCGCGAGCGGGGGATCGACTCGCCCTGGACGCTCTTCAGCGAGCCCGAGCGTAGCGACCACCTCGTCTGCATGCTCGATCCGCCCGCGCTGGACAACCGCATCGTGGTGCAGGCCGCCGCCTTCACCATTTCCACGGACAAGACGCGCTCCTTCGACGAGATCCTCCGCGAGAACGGCCTGCTGGGCGCGCTCACCCGCTACGTGATCCCCGCCGAGCGCGTCGACCACCTCCGCGACCAGCTCGACCTGGTCACGATGGACGAGCGCCGGCTCTTTCCCGACCTGGACGGCGTGGCCGCGGAGATGCGGCGGTACTACGATGCGTCGGCGGAGGAGTAG
- the murA gene encoding UDP-N-acetylglucosamine 1-carboxyvinyltransferase, translating into MPKFIVHGGQPLNGVIRPTGNKNAALPMIAATLLTEEDVFLENVPRIKDVLTLLSLLEVLGAETEWTGPSEVRVRAANVGETQLDAGQAARIRASILLAGPMVARTGGMQLPPPGGDVIGRRRVDTHFLALRKLGAEVVEDPDFFGLRAEGGLKGADMFLDEPSVTATENAVMAASLAKGTTRIRNAAAEPHVQDLCNMLVGMGATINGIGTGTLEIEGRERLRGGRFRITSDHIEIGSFIGLAVVTRGEITIQDAAVHHLDSTLIGFRRLGVQVEVRGDDLFIPGGQEPEVQMDMGGHIPTLGDGPWPQFPADLTSIALVTATQCRGTILVHEKMFESRMFFADKLVSMGARLVLCDPHRVLVIGPSPLRGAPVESPDIRAGMALLIAALGARGRSDIYNIAQIERGYERIDERLIALGARIEKADSRT; encoded by the coding sequence GTGCCCAAGTTCATCGTCCACGGCGGCCAGCCGCTGAATGGCGTCATCCGTCCCACCGGCAACAAGAACGCGGCGCTTCCCATGATCGCCGCCACCCTTCTGACAGAGGAGGACGTCTTCCTGGAGAACGTCCCGCGCATCAAGGACGTGCTCACGCTGCTGAGCCTCCTGGAGGTGCTGGGCGCGGAGACGGAGTGGACCGGCCCCAGCGAGGTGCGCGTGCGCGCCGCGAACGTGGGCGAGACGCAGCTCGACGCGGGGCAGGCGGCGCGCATCCGCGCATCCATCCTCCTGGCCGGCCCCATGGTGGCGCGCACGGGCGGGATGCAGCTCCCCCCGCCGGGCGGCGACGTCATCGGCCGGCGGCGCGTGGACACGCACTTCCTGGCGCTCCGCAAGCTCGGCGCGGAGGTGGTGGAGGACCCCGACTTCTTCGGCCTGCGCGCCGAGGGCGGGCTCAAGGGCGCGGACATGTTCCTGGACGAGCCCAGCGTCACGGCGACCGAGAACGCCGTCATGGCCGCCTCGCTGGCGAAAGGGACTACGCGCATCCGCAACGCAGCCGCCGAGCCGCACGTCCAGGACCTGTGCAACATGCTGGTGGGGATGGGCGCCACGATCAACGGCATCGGCACGGGAACGCTGGAGATCGAGGGGCGGGAGCGGCTGCGCGGCGGCCGCTTCCGCATCACCTCGGACCACATCGAGATCGGCTCGTTCATCGGCCTGGCGGTGGTCACGCGCGGCGAGATCACCATCCAGGACGCCGCCGTCCACCACCTGGACTCCACGCTGATCGGCTTCCGCCGCCTGGGCGTGCAGGTGGAGGTGCGCGGCGACGACCTGTTCATTCCCGGCGGCCAGGAGCCGGAGGTGCAGATGGACATGGGCGGCCACATCCCCACGCTGGGCGACGGGCCGTGGCCCCAGTTCCCGGCCGACCTCACCTCCATCGCGCTGGTGACGGCCACGCAGTGCCGCGGCACCATCCTGGTGCACGAGAAGATGTTCGAGAGCCGGATGTTCTTTGCGGACAAGCTGGTCTCGATGGGCGCGCGCCTGGTGCTCTGCGACCCGCACCGCGTGCTGGTGATCGGCCCCTCGCCCCTGCGCGGCGCACCGGTGGAGAGCCCCGACATCCGCGCAGGCATGGCCCTCCTGATCGCCGCCCTGGGCGCCCGCGGCCGCAGCGACATCTACAACATCGCGCAGATCGAGCGCGGCTACGAGCGCATCGACGAGCGCCTGATCGCCCTCGGCGCGCGGATCGAAAAGGCGGATTCGCGGACCTGA
- a CDS encoding zinc dependent phospholipase C family protein: MYLGQTLLQNLHLVPEAVRVLLAAHPWDFLYGSLAADISLAKKYAPEGRHCHHWHIGEEIHSSAPSDRLRAVGLGYLSHLAADTIAHNWYVPRQLLLTSSTKGLGHSYWEVRMDKHVGERYIRLARSVVMDHDHTAADTLFDQVLSATLFSFRTNRRIFRGLIRFQDNDRWQNVFGTLITNSRWELAPETVQGYVERSFDYVVDYLNHRGEAIAAGLDPIGDRNLSLSKQVRRMALRDGAWDRPELLREMADEFFPLPEVPFGYLEQVGTGG; encoded by the coding sequence GTGTACCTGGGGCAGACGCTCCTCCAGAACCTGCACCTGGTTCCGGAGGCGGTGCGGGTGCTGTTGGCGGCACATCCGTGGGACTTCCTGTATGGCTCGCTGGCGGCGGACATCTCCCTCGCCAAGAAGTACGCCCCCGAGGGTCGCCACTGCCACCACTGGCACATCGGCGAGGAGATCCACTCCTCCGCCCCTTCGGACCGGCTGCGGGCGGTGGGGCTGGGATACCTGTCGCACTTGGCGGCGGACACCATCGCGCACAACTGGTACGTCCCGCGCCAGCTCCTGCTGACGTCGTCCACCAAGGGGCTGGGGCACTCGTACTGGGAAGTGCGGATGGACAAGCACGTGGGCGAGCGGTACATCCGCCTGGCGCGCAGCGTGGTGATGGACCACGATCACACGGCGGCCGACACCCTCTTCGACCAGGTGCTCTCGGCCACCCTCTTCTCCTTCCGCACCAACCGCCGCATCTTCCGCGGCCTGATCCGCTTCCAGGACAACGACCGCTGGCAGAACGTCTTCGGAACCCTGATCACCAACTCGCGGTGGGAGCTGGCGCCGGAGACGGTGCAGGGGTACGTGGAGCGCTCGTTCGACTACGTGGTCGACTACCTGAACCACCGCGGCGAGGCGATCGCGGCGGGCCTGGACCCCATCGGCGACCGCAACCTCTCCCTCTCGAAGCAGGTGCGCCGCATGGCCCTCCGCGACGGCGCCTGGGACCGCCCCGAGCTCCTCCGCGAGATGGCCGACGAGTTCTTTCCGCTGCCCGAGGTACCGTTCGGGTATCTGGAGCAGGTGGGGACGGGCGGTTGA
- a CDS encoding sialidase family protein, translated as MRKTIVAAAVLATAAGASLAAWSTPPSAHLGAERTLAASHASNPTAALDPRGGAGFVAWVATRGNASDVYLARAEGGAPVRVNDVPGDAAPHEQAPAQVAAGPRGAVYVLWQNNREISGRRFPASDLRLARSTDGGRTFAPAVTVNDDAGGLPSSHTFHDLQVAPDGTVYVSWLDSRRRDAYSQAHPLPVKAAGHGHGAHGGHGGETRDPRMPESEIRVARSTDGGATFGASMVVDDGVCPCCRTSLAIAPDGGVYVAWRKVYDGDVRDVVVARLPPGGKAFGAPVRVHADGWVFPGCPHAGPSIAVDARGRLHVAWYTGKEGRQGLWYARSDDAGRTFSGAAPVLTGGWVPPSRATVAADGDRVWVTWDDRRTPDGALSIARVDGAAPAPESSTAGRGRSPALAAAGGRVLLAWLDHGAVRVRETARD; from the coding sequence ATGAGGAAGACGATCGTGGCCGCCGCCGTCCTGGCGACCGCGGCCGGCGCCTCGCTGGCCGCCTGGAGCACGCCGCCCTCCGCGCACCTGGGCGCGGAGCGGACTCTGGCCGCCTCGCACGCCAGTAACCCCACCGCCGCGCTCGATCCGCGCGGAGGCGCCGGGTTCGTGGCCTGGGTCGCGACGCGGGGGAACGCGTCGGACGTGTACCTGGCGCGCGCGGAGGGCGGCGCGCCGGTGCGCGTAAACGACGTTCCCGGCGACGCGGCTCCCCACGAGCAGGCCCCGGCGCAGGTCGCCGCGGGCCCGCGCGGCGCGGTGTACGTGCTCTGGCAGAACAATCGCGAGATCTCCGGCCGTCGCTTCCCCGCGAGCGACCTCCGCCTGGCGCGCTCCACGGACGGCGGGCGCACCTTCGCCCCCGCCGTGACGGTGAACGACGACGCGGGGGGCCTCCCCTCCTCGCACACCTTTCACGACCTGCAGGTGGCGCCGGACGGTACGGTGTACGTTTCCTGGCTCGACTCGCGGCGCCGCGATGCATACAGCCAAGCGCATCCGTTGCCCGTGAAGGCGGCGGGCCACGGCCACGGTGCGCACGGCGGCCACGGCGGCGAGACCCGCGATCCGCGCATGCCTGAGTCCGAGATCCGCGTGGCGCGCTCCACGGACGGCGGCGCCACCTTTGGCGCGAGCATGGTGGTGGACGATGGCGTCTGCCCCTGCTGCCGCACCTCGCTCGCGATCGCGCCGGATGGTGGCGTGTACGTGGCGTGGCGCAAGGTGTACGACGGTGACGTGCGCGACGTGGTGGTCGCGCGCCTGCCGCCGGGCGGCAAGGCGTTCGGCGCGCCGGTGCGGGTGCACGCGGATGGCTGGGTCTTTCCCGGTTGCCCGCACGCGGGACCGTCGATCGCCGTGGATGCGCGCGGGCGGCTGCACGTGGCGTGGTACACGGGAAAGGAGGGGCGCCAGGGGCTCTGGTACGCCCGCTCGGACGACGCGGGGCGCACCTTCAGCGGCGCGGCGCCGGTGCTCACCGGCGGCTGGGTCCCTCCCTCCCGCGCCACCGTAGCCGCGGACGGGGATCGCGTCTGGGTCACCTGGGACGACCGCCGCACCCCCGACGGCGCCCTGTCCATCGCGCGCGTGGACGGCGCGGCGCCCGCGCCGGAGAGCAGCACGGCGGGGCGGGGAAGGTCCCCCGCGCTCGCCGCCGCGGGAGGCCGCGTGCTCCTCGCCTGGCTGGACCACGGCGCCGTGCGCGTGCGGGAGACCGCGCGCGACTGA
- a CDS encoding nitrilase-related carbon-nitrogen hydrolase: protein MSWGRTVRLRVEQMSSVLADPAANLARIARAQSDAARDGVDVVLTPELSLTGYDVRDSVHTLAVPEADDPFPALADGPDVVVGTIEHDARFTPYNAALHLRGGRVLHRHRKVHLPTYGMFEEGRFFGRGERVRAYDAGGGWRVGMLVCEDLWHPALAYLLAADGAHLILVQSAASGRGAWAGGAAGGRWASRASWEHLCCAAASAYGVYVVLANMVGVEGSCVFAGGSIIVAPGGDIIARGDDMAEDRLTVDLSLDAVAAARRPFSQARDDRPDIILRELARIVEAR, encoded by the coding sequence ATGAGCTGGGGCCGCACCGTCCGGCTGCGGGTGGAGCAGATGTCCTCCGTGCTCGCCGACCCCGCCGCCAACCTCGCGCGCATCGCCCGCGCCCAGTCCGACGCGGCGCGCGACGGGGTGGACGTGGTCCTGACGCCCGAGCTCTCCCTGACCGGCTACGACGTGCGCGACTCCGTCCACACGCTGGCCGTGCCCGAGGCGGACGACCCCTTCCCCGCCCTGGCGGACGGGCCCGACGTCGTGGTCGGGACGATCGAGCACGACGCGCGGTTCACCCCCTACAACGCGGCACTGCACCTGCGGGGCGGGCGCGTCCTCCATCGCCACCGCAAGGTGCACCTTCCCACGTATGGGATGTTCGAGGAGGGGCGCTTCTTCGGCCGCGGCGAGCGGGTGCGCGCCTACGACGCGGGCGGCGGGTGGCGCGTCGGGATGCTGGTGTGCGAGGACCTGTGGCACCCCGCCCTCGCCTACCTCCTCGCCGCGGACGGCGCGCACCTGATCCTCGTGCAGTCCGCCGCCTCCGGCCGCGGCGCGTGGGCGGGTGGCGCCGCGGGCGGGCGATGGGCATCACGCGCCTCGTGGGAGCACCTCTGCTGCGCCGCTGCCTCCGCGTACGGCGTCTACGTGGTGCTCGCGAACATGGTGGGCGTCGAGGGAAGCTGCGTCTTCGCCGGCGGCTCCATCATCGTCGCCCCCGGCGGCGACATCATCGCGCGCGGCGACGACATGGCCGAGGACCGCCTCACCGTGGATCTGTCTTTAGACGCGGTTGCCGCCGCGCGCCGCCCCTTCTCGCAGGCCCGCGACGACCGCCCTGACATCATCCTGCGCGAGTTGGCGCGCATCGTGGAGGCGCGGTGA
- a CDS encoding TonB-dependent receptor, with translation MFRISRIAACLAVLAYAHPVRAQGPGAVEGTVTLASSGAPLAGVTVRANDGPGAATDARGRFRIAALAPGEYRVTARRVGLADAELSVRVAPGATARADFALAEARVVLASVVVSATREVRRLGQTPASVGVVSSAELREARPTHPSEIMQRIPGVWVSATGGEGHTTSIRQPKTTNPVYLYLEDGIPTRSTGFFNHNALYEINVPQAERVEVIKGPATALYGSDAIGGVIDVETRAPSARNGAEAYVEGGDFGWGRVLASGTTRGVRDGVRADVNLTRSSGWRESTGYDRRSGTVRWDHLFRSASLKTVLAVSSIDQETAGASTLMAGDFDHDPTRNYTPISFRKVRALRLSSAFERPGRGSLLSVTPFVRWNEMEILPDWSLTYDPTLYTTGHRSLGVVARYRRELEPLRTRLIVGTDVDYSPGFRQENRVIAATGGAADPVYHSYTLGARTYDYDVTFLGVSPYLQAEIAAAPRLNVTAGVRFDRIGYRYDNRLTAVDTGAYRRPADADVDFSHLSPKLGATYEASRAANLFVSYAHGFRAPSEGQIFRAGRSAGTLGLLPNRADSYEAGVRGEIARRFGYTLAFYRMDVRDDVLTLVNTADNTRETVNAGHTLHRGVEAGVGAELGAGLRADVSVSRAKHTYEEWSPRTGVDFAGKEMESAPRDLWSARLHYAPAWLRAAHVTGEWQRVGSYWMDADNTHRYDGHTLLSLSAGVPVSRMLEATVRVNNLANEHYAENASYTSAQRGPEYAPGLPRSVYAGLQLRIGR, from the coding sequence TTGTTCCGCATCTCACGAATCGCGGCCTGTCTGGCCGTGCTCGCATACGCACACCCCGTCCGCGCGCAGGGCCCCGGCGCCGTGGAGGGGACCGTCACCCTCGCATCCAGCGGCGCGCCGCTCGCCGGAGTCACCGTCCGCGCGAACGACGGACCCGGTGCCGCCACCGACGCGCGCGGCCGCTTCCGCATCGCCGCTCTGGCGCCCGGGGAATACCGCGTCACCGCGCGGCGCGTGGGGCTGGCGGACGCCGAGCTCTCCGTCCGCGTCGCTCCCGGCGCCACCGCCCGCGCCGACTTCGCGCTCGCGGAGGCCAGGGTCGTCCTCGCGTCGGTGGTGGTGAGCGCGACGCGCGAGGTCCGCCGCCTGGGCCAGACGCCGGCGTCGGTGGGCGTCGTCTCCTCCGCCGAGCTGCGCGAGGCGCGCCCCACGCATCCGTCCGAGATCATGCAGCGCATCCCCGGCGTGTGGGTGAGCGCCACGGGCGGCGAGGGGCACACCACCTCCATCCGCCAGCCCAAGACCACGAATCCCGTCTACCTGTACCTGGAAGACGGCATTCCCACGCGCTCCACCGGCTTCTTCAACCACAACGCGCTGTACGAGATCAACGTGCCGCAGGCGGAGCGCGTGGAGGTGATCAAGGGGCCGGCGACCGCGCTGTACGGGAGCGACGCCATCGGCGGCGTGATCGACGTGGAGACGCGCGCCCCCTCCGCCCGCAACGGCGCCGAGGCGTACGTGGAGGGCGGGGACTTCGGATGGGGCCGCGTGCTCGCCTCCGGCACGACGCGCGGTGTGCGCGACGGCGTGCGCGCGGACGTCAACCTGACGCGCTCCTCCGGATGGCGCGAGAGCACGGGGTACGACCGCCGCAGCGGAACCGTGCGCTGGGACCACCTCTTCCGGAGCGCATCGCTGAAGACGGTGCTCGCCGTGTCCAGCATCGACCAGGAGACGGCGGGCGCCTCCACGCTCATGGCCGGCGACTTCGACCACGATCCGACCCGCAACTACACGCCGATTTCCTTTCGCAAGGTGAGGGCGCTCCGCCTCTCGTCCGCGTTCGAGCGTCCGGGGCGCGGCTCGCTGCTCAGCGTGACGCCCTTTGTCCGCTGGAACGAGATGGAGATCCTGCCGGACTGGTCGCTGACCTACGATCCCACACTGTACACGACGGGCCACCGATCACTGGGCGTGGTCGCGCGCTACCGGCGCGAACTGGAGCCGCTGCGCACGCGCCTCATCGTGGGGACGGATGTGGACTACAGCCCCGGATTCCGCCAGGAGAACCGGGTGATCGCCGCCACCGGCGGCGCCGCGGATCCCGTCTACCACAGCTACACGCTGGGCGCGCGGACGTACGACTACGACGTCACCTTTCTCGGCGTCTCGCCCTACCTGCAGGCGGAGATCGCGGCGGCCCCGCGGCTCAACGTCACCGCCGGGGTGCGCTTCGACCGGATCGGCTACCGCTACGACAACCGGCTCACCGCGGTGGACACGGGCGCCTACCGCCGTCCGGCCGACGCGGACGTGGATTTCAGCCACCTGAGCCCCAAGCTAGGCGCCACCTACGAAGCTTCCCGCGCCGCCAACCTCTTCGTGTCGTACGCGCACGGCTTCCGCGCCCCGTCCGAGGGGCAGATCTTCCGCGCCGGGCGCTCGGCGGGGACGCTGGGGCTTCTCCCCAACCGCGCGGACAGCTACGAGGCCGGCGTGCGCGGCGAGATCGCGCGGCGCTTCGGCTACACCCTGGCCTTCTACCGCATGGACGTGCGCGACGACGTGCTGACGCTGGTGAACACCGCCGACAACACGCGCGAGACGGTGAACGCGGGCCACACGCTGCATCGCGGCGTCGAGGCGGGGGTGGGCGCCGAGCTCGGCGCGGGCCTCCGCGCGGACGTGAGCGTGTCCCGCGCGAAGCACACGTACGAGGAGTGGTCGCCGCGCACCGGCGTCGACTTCGCGGGCAAGGAGATGGAATCCGCCCCGCGCGACCTGTGGAGCGCGCGCCTGCACTACGCGCCGGCCTGGCTCCGCGCCGCGCACGTGACGGGCGAGTGGCAGCGCGTGGGATCGTACTGGATGGACGCGGACAACACGCACCGCTACGACGGCCACACGCTCCTCTCCCTCTCGGCCGGCGTCCCCGTGAGCCGCATGCTGGAGGCGACGGTGCGCGTGAACAACCTGGCGAACGAGCACTACGCCGAGAACGCCTCGTACACGAGCGCGCAGCGCGGCCCCGAGTACGCCCCCGGCCTGCCCCGCAGCGTGTACGCGGGCCTCCAGCTCCGCATCGGGAGGTGA
- a CDS encoding P-II family nitrogen regulator, whose translation MQLVIAVVDEEKTEELLAGFLELGVTGATVLQSEGMGRLLANEAPIFAGLEALRRARPRNHTLFSVMADDKVERVMALVREVCGDLDGPTTGIVFAVPVSRVEGLSRELGHG comes from the coding sequence GTGCAGCTCGTGATCGCCGTGGTCGACGAGGAGAAGACGGAGGAGCTCCTCGCCGGTTTCCTGGAGCTGGGCGTGACCGGCGCCACCGTCCTGCAGAGCGAGGGGATGGGACGGCTGCTGGCGAACGAGGCCCCCATCTTCGCCGGGCTGGAGGCGCTGCGCCGCGCCCGCCCCCGCAACCACACCCTGTTCAGCGTGATGGCGGACGACAAGGTGGAGCGCGTGATGGCCCTCGTGCGCGAGGTGTGCGGCGACCTGGACGGTCCCACCACCGGCATCGTCTTCGCCGTGCCCGTATCGCGCGTGGAGGGGCTGTCGCGGGAGCTGGGCCACGGATGA
- a CDS encoding polyphenol oxidase family protein, whose protein sequence is MSVAEPAAARTVAEVRAAGDVPLWVHPGWAERFPFLVQGTTGRGDGDESFDLGLSGEQPVGAVLGRWRALAAGTGMETVAHARQVHAADIWIHRERGAPGIVVMDRFDGHVTDRAGLLLTVSVADCVPVFVVDPEARAVALVHSGWRGTAAGIVERAIHRLVESWQSPPERLWLHCGPSICGECYEVGPEVHAGVHPDREPPAGNTPIDLRAAIAARAVAAGLVAEHVSVSSHCTLCGDDDFFSHRGGSPGRQMGVLGVR, encoded by the coding sequence ATGAGCGTGGCCGAGCCCGCCGCCGCGCGTACCGTCGCGGAGGTGCGCGCGGCGGGCGACGTGCCGCTGTGGGTGCACCCCGGGTGGGCGGAGCGCTTCCCCTTTCTCGTGCAGGGCACCACCGGCCGCGGCGACGGCGACGAGTCGTTCGACCTGGGCCTCTCCGGCGAGCAGCCGGTCGGCGCGGTGCTGGGCCGCTGGCGGGCGCTGGCGGCGGGAACCGGGATGGAGACCGTGGCCCATGCGCGCCAGGTGCACGCGGCGGACATCTGGATCCACCGCGAGCGCGGGGCGCCGGGGATCGTGGTGATGGACCGCTTCGACGGCCACGTCACCGACCGCGCGGGCCTACTGCTGACGGTGAGCGTCGCCGATTGCGTCCCTGTCTTCGTCGTCGATCCGGAGGCGCGCGCCGTCGCGCTGGTGCACTCCGGGTGGCGCGGGACGGCGGCGGGGATCGTGGAGCGCGCCATCCACCGGCTGGTGGAGAGCTGGCAGAGCCCGCCCGAGCGGCTCTGGCTGCACTGCGGTCCCTCCATCTGCGGCGAATGCTACGAGGTTGGGCCGGAGGTGCACGCAGGCGTCCACCCGGACCGCGAGCCGCCCGCCGGGAACACGCCCATCGACCTGCGCGCCGCCATCGCCGCGCGCGCCGTGGCCGCGGGGCTCGTGGCCGAGCACGTCTCCGTGTCGTCGCACTGCACGCTGTGCGGCGACGACGACTTCTTTTCGCACCGCGGCGGGTCGCCGGGGCGGCAGATGGGGGTGCTGGGCGTCAGGTGA
- the rimP gene encoding ribosome maturation factor RimP — protein sequence MPGTPLAEEIARQVEAMGLEVVELEQAGNAVRPILRLYIDRPDSVPGVGETGVSLADCATVSRALEPMLDAREDLSDRYVLEVSSPGVERPLVRLRDYTRFAGQDVALRGKAPLAGRAKRLEGTLGGVRGEPGSEQVALRLPDGEEVEIPLSEIDRANLVYRWERKARPASRNNPEE from the coding sequence ATGCCGGGAACCCCGCTCGCCGAAGAGATCGCGCGGCAGGTGGAGGCCATGGGGCTGGAGGTCGTGGAGCTGGAGCAGGCCGGCAACGCCGTGCGCCCCATCCTGCGCCTCTACATCGACCGGCCAGACTCGGTGCCGGGCGTGGGTGAGACCGGGGTTTCGCTGGCGGACTGCGCCACGGTGTCGCGCGCGCTGGAGCCCATGCTCGACGCCCGCGAGGACCTCTCCGACCGGTACGTGCTGGAGGTGTCGTCGCCCGGGGTGGAGCGGCCGCTGGTGAGGCTGCGCGACTACACGCGTTTCGCCGGGCAGGACGTGGCGCTGCGCGGCAAGGCGCCCCTCGCCGGGCGGGCGAAGCGGCTGGAGGGAACGCTGGGCGGCGTGCGCGGCGAGCCGGGGAGCGAGCAGGTGGCGCTGCGGCTGCCGGACGGCGAAGAAGTGGAGATCCCGCTGAGCGAGATCGACCGGGCGAACCTGGTCTACCGGTGGGAGCGCAAGGCGCGCCCCGCAAGCCGGAACAATCCTGAGGAATAG